A single window of Neurospora crassa OR74A linkage group VII, whole genome shotgun sequence DNA harbors:
- a CDS encoding alpha,alpha-trehalose-phosphate synthase, whose translation MPGVIEPTGSGRLLLISNRLPITIKRADDGQYTFSMSSGGLVTGLSGLAKSTKFQWYGWPGLEVPEAETAGMKQRLKEEYDAIPVFVDDELADRHYNGFANSILWPLFHYHPGEITFDESAWAAYREVNRLFAKEVAKDVQDGDMVWVHDYHMMLLPQMLREEIGDTKKNVKIGFFLHTPFPSSEIYRILPVREALLLGILDCDLIGFHTYDYARHFLSSCSRILQTPTTPNGVDYNGKFVTVGAFPIGIDPEKFVEGLKKQNVQQRIAALTRKFEGVKLIVGVDRLDYIKGVPQKLHALEVFLTEHPEWIGKIVLVQVAVPSRQDVEEYQNLRAVVNELVGRINGKFGTVEFMPIHFLHQSVSFDELTALYAVSDVCLVSSTRDGMNLVSYEYIATQRERHGVMILSEFTGAAQSLNGSLIVNPWNTEELANAIHDAVTMSPEQREANYRKLERYVFKYTSAWWGQSFVAELTRISAEAEKNANAQKEQHPIREGIANAANKAIEGVTDALKSTNLTGNQES comes from the exons ATGCCCGGTGTCATCGAACCAACCGGCTCCGGCCGCTTGCTGCTCATCTCCAACCGTCtgcccatcaccatcaagcGCGCCGATGACGGCCAATACACCTTCTCCATGTCCTCTGGCGGTCTCGTCACTGGCTTGAGCGGCCTGGCTAAGAGTACAAAGTTCCAATGGTATGGATGGCCAGGCTTGGAAGTTCCCGAGGCCGAAACCGCCGGCATGAAGCAGCGCCTGAAGGAGGAATACGACGCCATTCCCGTATTCGTTGACGACGAGCTGGCTGATCGTCATTACAACGGCTTTGCGA ACTCCATCCTCTGGCCGCTATTCCACTACCACCCCGGTGAGATCACGTTCGACGAGTCCGCCTGGGCTGCTTACCGTGAGGTCAACCGCTTGTTCGCAAAGGAAGTTGCCAAGGATGTACAGGACGGAGATATGGTCTGGGTCCACGACTATCACATGATGCTGCTTCCCCAAATGCTGCGCGAGGAGATCGGCGACACCAAGAAGAACGTCAAGATTGGCTTCTTCCTTCACACCCCCTTCCCCAGCAGTGAGATCTACCGCATCCTGCCCGTCCGGGAAGCGCTTCTGTTGGGTATCCTCGACTGCGACCTGATTGGCTTCCACACCTACGACTACGCCAGGCACTTCTTGAGCAGCTGTTCCAGAATTCT CCAAACACCAACCACCCCTAACGGTGTCGATTATAATGGCAAATTTGTCACTGTTGGTGCCTTCCCCATTGGTATCGATCCCGAAAAGTTCGTCGAGGGCCTCAAGAAGCAGAATGTCCAGCAACGTATTGCCGCGCTCACACGCAAGTTCGAGGGCGTCAAGCTGATTGTTGGTGTCGACCGTCTCGATTACATCAAGGGAGTGCCGCAAAAGCTGCACGCCCTCGAGGTCTTCCTTACTGAGCATCCCGAGTGGATTGGCAAAATTGTGCTAGTGCAGGTTGCCGTACCAAGTCGACAGGACGTTGAGGAATATCAGAACCTGCGCGCCGTTGTTAATGAGCTTGTCGGTCGCATCAACGGCAAATTCGGCACGGTCGAGTTCATGCCCATCCACTTCCTACACCAGTCCGTCTCCTTCGATGAGCTCACAGCCCTCTATGCTGTCAGCGACGTCTGCTTGGTCAGCTCCACCCGTGACGGAATGAACCTCGTCTCGTACGAGTACATTGCCACACAGCGTGAACGTCATGGTGTCATGATTCTGTCCGAGTTCACTGGCGCAGCCCAAAGCTTGAACGGAAGTCTGATTGTCAACCCTTGGAACACGGAGGAGCTCGCGAATGCGATCCACGACGCCGTTACCATGAGTCCCGAGCAGCGCGAGGCCAACTATCGCAAGCTTGAACGCTATGTCTTCAAGTACACCAGCGCCTGGTGGGGCCAGAGCTTCGTTGCCGAGCTGACAAGGATAAGCGCAGAGGCTGAAAAGAACGCCAATGCGCAAAAAGAGCAGCATCCCATCCGCGAGGGTATTGCCAACGCGGCCAATAAGGCTATTGAGGGTGTGACGGATGCCCTGAAGTCGACCAACCTTACTGGCAATCAAGAGTCGTGA
- a CDS encoding prenylcysteine lyase, translated as MRLPCDLQSAATALLLFISPALARRIPDDVIEGDNVDDRETPVRQVAIIGAGAAGASAAYHLRKYADQYNVNVNITIFEKTDHIGGRSLTINPYDDPSLRMELGASIFIEKNYILNQSVEEFGLRKKDPDVGSDPKMGIWDGENFVFEIDTSSSWISQLWHIVWKYGIRTPKRTNDLVQETVSKFLRMYEEPYFPFKSLTQRAYDLDLASATGATGEEFLKANNIYGAYAHDIVQASTRVNYATNIGRLHGLDTMVAMAPAGATAVQGGNWQIFQKMVERSGATIMLNTSVSSISFAKTGSEDTTSAKYSLRAIHSSSQEDTSYPVEFDNVILANPHQFSNIDIADGVLETHIDEIPYVRLHVTIFTSPFRYSPGFFGLENPKALPGTVLTTLGKTDNATSGVAGAGSAGFFSISMLRKLVNPKTQKEEYAYKIFSPEKVTPEFLSRLFGVKVPETFIAEPNDQSSAEVSPISWYYPHVFYSYPKAEPRVTFQDPIVGAGFYYTSGMESFISTMETNALMGKNVARLIVDDMRGVESGGVQSHDGSLAPGQQLKMTCDRAGRGAGKGGVRKAGEVPKTRPTELPEMPLADL; from the exons ATGAGACTGCCATGCGATTTACAGTCCGCCGCTACGGCACTGCTGTTGTTTATATCGCCAGCTCTTGCCCGCAGAATTCCCGACGATGTCATCGAGGGGGACAACGTCGATGACAGAGAAACACCAGTGCGACAGGTCGCCATCATCG GAGCTGGGGCAGCCGGGGCTTCCGCCGCCTACCACTTGCGCAAGTATGCCGACCAATACAACGTCAatgtcaacatcaccattTTCGAAAAGACAGATCATATTGGTGGACGGAGTCTCACCATTAACCCCTATGATGACCCCTCACTTCGAATGGAACTGGGAGCCAGCATCTTCATCGAGAAGAACTACATCCTCAACCAGTCGGTGGAGGAATTTGGCTTACGAAAGAAGGATCCCGACGTAGGCTCCGACCCCAAAATGGGAATCTGGGACGGCGAGAATTTTGTCTTTGAAATCGACACGAGCAGCAGCTGGATCTCCCAGCTCTGGCACATCGTCTGGAAGTACGGCATTCGGACCCCCAAGCGGACAAATGACCTCGTTCAGGAGACGGTTTCCAAATTCTTGCGCATGTACGAAGAACCGTACTTTCCCTTCAAGTCCCTGACACAACGCGCATATGATCTCGATTTGGCCTCTGCCACGGGGGCGACTGGCGAGGAGTTCCTAAAAGCGAATAAT ATTTATGGTGCTTATGCCCACGACATTGTTCAAGCCAGCACCCGGGTCAACTACGCCACCAATATTGGACGCCTCCATGGACTCGATACCATGGTTGCGATGGCGCCCGCGGGCGCGACAGCGGTTCAGGGTGGCAACTGGCAGATATTCCAGAAGATGGTTGAGAGATCGGGGGCGACCATCATGCTCAACACCTCGGTATCATCTATCTCTTTCGCGAAAACCGGAAGCGAAGACACCACTTCCGCCAAGTACAGCCTCCGGGCTATTCATTCGTCATCCCAGGAGGACACATCCTACCCAGTGGAGTTCGACAATGtcatcctcgccaacccACACCAATTCAGCAATATCGACATCGCGGATGGTGTGCTGGAAACCCACATTGACGAGATACCTTATGTGCGGCTTCATGTCACCATTTTCACCTCGCCCTTCCGCTACAGCCCCGGATTCTTTGGTCTGGAGAACCCCAAAGCTCTCCCCGGAACAGTGCTAACAACACTCGGCAAGACTGATAACGCTACATCGGGGGTGGCAGGCGCGGGAAGCGCTGGCTTCTTCAGCATTAGCATGTTGCGTAAGCTGGTGAATCCCAAGACTCAGAAGGAGGAGTACGCCTACAAGATCTTTTCTCCTGAAAAGGTCACTCCCGAGTTTCTCAGCCGTCTCTTTGGTGTCAAGGTCCCAGAGACGTTTATTGCCGAGCCAAACGACCAGTCAAGTGCTGAAGTCAGCCCCATTTCGTGGTACTATCCCCATGTCTTTTACTCGTATCCCAAGGCCGAGCCTCGGGTAACATTCCAGGACCCCATTGTCGGAGCCGGCTTTTACTACACCTCTGGTATGGAGAGCTTCATCTCGACTATGGAGACCAACGCTTTGATGGGCAAAAACGTGGCGAGACTGATTGTGGATGACATGAGGGGAGTAGAGAGCGGAGGTGTCCAGAGTCATGATGGCAGCCTGGCGCCAGGCCAGCAGCTCAAGATGACTTGTGACAGAGCAGGAAGAGGCGCTGGTAAGGGAGGAGTGCGGAAGGCGGGTGAAGTTCCCAAGACACGGCCTACGGAACTGCCCGAGATGCCGCTGGCGGACCTTTAA
- a CDS encoding T-complex protein 1 subunit zeta, whose translation MSAAQLLNPKAESRRRGEALKVNITAGEGLQDVLKSNLGPSGTIKMLVDGAGQIKLTKDGNVLLREMQIQNPTAVMIARAATAQDDICGDGTTSVVLLVGELLKQADRYISEGLHPRIITDGFEIAKTEALKFLDQFKLPREVDRELLLSVARTSLATKLSASLAQSLTADIVDAVLAIYQPPAKPDLHMIEIMTMQHRTASDTQLIRGLALDHGARHPDMPKRVENAYILTLNVSLEYEKSEINSGFFYSSAEQRDKLVESERRFVDAKLKKIVELKKEVCGNDPTKNFVIINQKGIDPLSLDVLAKNGILALRRAKRRNMERLQLVCGGVAQNSVDDLSPEVLGWAGLVYEQQLGEEKYTFIEEVKDPKSVTLLIKGPNAHTITQLKDAVRDGLRSVYNMIVDKSVVPGGGAFQVACAAHLKSDAFTKTVKGKAKWGVEAFADALLVIPKTLAANAGLDVQDSLAALQDEQAEGNVVGLDLATGEPMDPTLEGVYDSFRVLRNCVASSAGIASNLLLCDELLKARQMGRAGGPGPGMDGPDS comes from the exons ATGTCTGCTGCCCAGCTTCTCAACCCCAAGGCCGAGTCCCGG CGGCGGGGCGAAGCTCTCAAGGTCAACATCACCGCGGGTGAGGGCCTCCAAGATGTCCTCAAGTCCAACCTGGGGCCCTCGGGCACCATCAAGAT GCTTGTCGATGGCGCCGGTCAG ATCAAGTTGACAAAGGATGGCAACGTCCTCCTCCGTGAGATGCAAATACAAAACCCGACAGCTGTTATGATCGCCCGTGCTGCGACCGCCCAAGACGACATTTGCGGTGACGGCACAACgtcggtggtgttgttggtgggaGAGCTCCTCAAGCAGGCCGATCGTTACATCTCCGAGGGTCTTCACCCCAGGATAATCACAGATGGTTTCGAGATCGCCAAGACCGAGGCGCTCAAG TTCCTCGATCAATTCAAGCTCCCTCGCGAGGTCGACCGcgagctcctcctctccgTCGCCCGTACATCGCTTGCCACCAAGCTTAGCGCCAGCCTGGCCCAGAGCTTGACCGCCGATATTGTCGATGCCGTCCTCGCTATCTACCAGCCCCCGGCCAAGCCCGACCTTCACATGATTGAGATCATGACCATGCAACACCGCACCGCCTCTGACACCCAGCTTATCCGCGGTCTTGCCCTCGATCACGGCGCCCGCCATCCCGATATGCCCAAGCGCGTCGAGAACGCCTATATCCTCACCCTCAACGTCTCCCTCGAATACGAAAAGTCCGAGATCAACTCTGGCTTCTTCTACTCTAGTGCCGAGCAGAGGGACAAGCTCGTGGAGAGTGAGCGTCGTTTCGTCGACGCCAAGCTGAAGAAGATTGTCGAGCTTAAGAAGGAGGTCTGCGGCAACGATCCCACCAAGAACTttgtcatcatcaaccaaaaGGGTATCGACCCTTTGTCTCTGGATGTGTTGGCCAAGAACGGTATCCTCGCTCTCCGGAgagcgaagaggaggaatatGGAGAGACTTCAGCTCGTCTGCGGCGGTGTTGCTCAGAACAGTGTCGACGACCTTTCACCGGAGGTTCTCGGCTGGGCTGGCCTTGTCTACGAGCAACAGCTTGGCGAGGAGAAGTACACTTTCAtcgaggaggtcaaggaccCCAAGTCCGTGACCCTCCTTATCAAGGGCCCCAATGCGCACACCATCACCCAGCTCAAGGATGCCGTCCGCGACGGTCTCCGCAGTGTCTACAACATGATTGTCGACAAGAGTGTGGTTCCCGGTGGTGGCGCTTTCCAGGTTGCTTGCGCTGCTCATCTCAAGAGCGATGCCTTCACAAAGACGGTCAAGGGCAAGGCCAAGTGGGGTGTCGAGGCTTTTGCCGATGCCCTTTTGGTTATTCCCAAGACGCTTGCCGCCAACGCCGGTCTTGACGTTCAAGATTCTC TCGCTGCTCTTCAAGACGAGCAAGCCGAGGGCAATGTGGTTGGTCTCGATCTTGCAACTGGCGAGCCTATGGACCCCACACTGGAGGGTGTTTATGATTCGTTCAGAGTATTGAGGAACTGCGTCGCTTCCAGTGCCGGCATCGCATCTAACCTGTTGTTGTGCGACGAGCTTCTCAAGGCGAGACAGATGGGTAGGGCTGGAGGTCCTGGACCTGGCATGGACGGTCCTGATTCTTAA
- a CDS encoding PDCD2 C terminal domain-containing protein — protein sequence MAPYDDSSDEGEDLEFTETNVLLGYADADSNGEKISRLGGRPEWLDEESPASAAFAKCKVCKDYMVLLLQLNAELPDHFPGHERRLYVFSCRRKSCRRKDGSIRAVRGVRVAVDAPAAKEDKKKTTSAVEQEKKEMPKASTLGLGEALFGAKPAASAGGAKTNPFASGGSGSSVNPFAPKGTVAANPFAPKQQETPKPQEDMTSGQQQQQQPEEEQKQTEKDDNLPKTFAQTLSLNNTTTTTTTQQTQTPAPAPSEPWPTDASALPPPYPERWIWDADYETLDPTPALPPQKIETMDIDTEGASGSGSGGGKEDKDVFESTMDAVFQRFADRVGQNPEQVIRYEFAGQPLLYSKNDAVGKLLHVPAAGAANANEKVTTTSSAAGKGKIPKCGNCGAGRVFEVQLTPHAIEELECEEDSMDGMDWGTIIVGVCEKDCSPRGTERGVAGYVEEWAGVQWEELSVKR from the exons ATGGCTCCCTACGATGACTCCTCTGACGAGGGCGAGGATCTCGAGTTCACCGAGACCAACGTCCTTCTAGGCTATGCCGACGCCGACTCCAATGGCGAGAAGATTAGCCGCCTCGGTGGTCGTCCT GAATGGCTCGACGAAGAATCCCCGGCCTCGGCCGCTTTCGCCAAGTGCAAGGTCTGCAAGGACTACatggtcctcctcctccaactcaacGCCGAACTCCCCGATCACTTTCCTGGCCACGAGCGCCGTCTTTACGTATTTTCCTGCCGGAGGAAGAGCTGCCGCAGGAAGGATGGCAGCATCAGAGCCGTGAGGGGCGTCAGGGTGGCAGTAGATGCGCCCGCGGCgaaggaggacaagaagaagactacTTCCGCGGtggagcaggagaagaaggagatgccCAAGGCTTCCACGCTGGGACTGGGTGAGGCTTTGTTCGGTGCGAAGCCGGCTGCTAGCGCAGGAGGAGCAAAGACCAACCCCTTTGCGTCCGGTGGTAGTGGTTCCTCAGTGAACCCTTTTGCGCCCAAGGGAACTGTTGCTGCGAACCCATTTGCGCCAAAGCAGCAGGAGACACCGAAGCCGCAGGAAGACATGACATCaggacagcaacaacaacaacaacccgaaGAAGAACAGAAACAAACCGAAAAGGATGATAACCTCCCCAAAACCTTTGCGCAAACCCTCtccctcaacaacaccaccaccaccaccaccacccagcaGACTCAAACTCCCGCCCCGGCCCCCTCCGAGCCCTGGCCAACCGACGCCTccgctctccctcctccctacCCTGAACGCTGGATCTGGGACGCCGACTACGAGACTCTCGACCCCACCCCtgctctccctcctcaaaaGATCGAAACGATGGACATCGACACCGAAGGCGCCTCTGGCTCCGGCTCAGGAGGTGGAAAAGAAGACAAGGACGTCTTCGAGTCCACCATGGACGCGGTCTTCCAGCGGTTTGCCGATCGCGTGGGGCAGAACCCGGAGCAAGTGATTCGGTACGAGTTTGCGGGACAGCCACTTTTGTACAGCAAGAATGATGCGGTGGGCAAGCTCCTTCACGTGCCCGCTGCTGGCGCCGCGAACGCGAACGAGAAGGTGACCACcacttcttctgctgctggcaAGGGAAAGATTCCCAAGTGTGGAAACTGTGGTGCGGGAAGGGTCTTTGAGGTGCAGTTGACGCCGCATGCGATTGAGGAGCTGGAATGCGAGGAGGACTCGATGGATGGTATGGATTGGGGTACTATTATTGTGGGCGTTTGTGAGAAGGATTGTAGCCCGAGGGGAACGGAGAGGGGCGTGGCTGGGTACGTGGAGGAGTGGGCGGGTGTGCAGTGGGAGGAGTTGAGTGTCAAGCGGTAA
- a CDS encoding DNA ligase I → MSSPAKKRKLNSGTKQSFSVPSRGLEYFFAKQKQNGASKEPSPLPKESDSQPAQQGSSEEHLNDEELARKLQAEWDAEARASSTPRENDVRSQDVAVSTTEPVDTDGVEPTNESNPQTVTAPPKADRPKGKNTLSLSSAAATEDQASASIPLDESPLTFNPSKYIPQLQESWATDGGDASYALLIRCFVLVSSTTSRIKIVDTLVNCVRLLIEGDPSSLLPAVWLATNAISPPYVSMELGLGGSAISKALKQVCGLDNRSLKALNDKLGDPGDVAFEAKKKQSFTLRKPKPLTIKGVFQSLVKISKTQGQGSGDAKQRIVDKLLQDARGGEESRYVVRTLCQHLRIGAVKTTMLIALARAFLLSKPPGANIPTKDPNQLAKLKKEELAEVYAKAEEIVKASYARHPDYNDLVPVLLETGVSEELLVRCGLTLHIPLRPMLGGITRDLSEMLSRLQGRDFACEYKYDGQRAQIHCDDRGVVSIFSRHLELMTDKYPDLVALVPKIRGEDVQSFIMEGEVVAVDRATGELKNFQTLTNRARKDVAIGAITIDVCLFAFDLMYLNGQPLLNRSFRERRDMLRSLFMEIPHHFTWVKSIDATSQESEIVLEFFKSAVDSKCEGIMVKILDNLPELEAPGPDDSTDPIIPTELVATSSDAVAVSVSAKKSLKGMGKGNHAETKAPSDTPNPNSNEKKQSRRKPLLATYEPDKRLDSWLKVKKDYIGTSAGVDTLDLIPIAAWHGTGRKAKWWSPILLAVRNEETGSLEAVCKCMSGFTDSFYKANREVYDKDGSFSSDGEPKNVHVAKPGFVEYAGGNPDVWFEPQEVWEVAFADITISPTYTAAIGLVREDKGLSLRFPRFLRKREDKGIEEASTSDFLAGLWRKQEVKAPAPPPVEGGREIDEAGLENEDEDDDEYEDGE, encoded by the exons ATGTCCAGTCCAGCCAAGAAACGCAAACTCAACTCGGGCACAAAACAATCTTTTTCTGTTCCCAGCAGAGGCCTTGAGTACTTTTTCGCTAAACAAAAGCAGAATGGTGCTTCTAAGGAACCATCTCCTTTGCCCAAGGAATCCGACTCCCAGCCTGCTCAGCAAGGGTCGTCAGAAGAGCATTTGAATGATGAGGAGCTTGCGCGAAAGCTGCAGGCCGAATGGGATGCTGAAGCAAGGGCCTCATCAACACCGAGGGAAAATGATGTTCGCTCGCAGGATGTCGCAGTGTCGACAACAGAGCCCGTGGACACAGATGGCGTTGAACCAACCAATGAGTCAAATCCACAGACAGTAACCGCACCACCCAAGGCTGACCGGCCCAAAGGGAAGAATACATTGTCACTCTCTTCCGCAGCCGCTACAGAAGACCAGGCATCGGCATCTATTCCTCTTGACGAAAGTCCCTTGACCTTCAATCCATCCAAGTACATCCCCCAGCTCCAGGAATCGTGGGCCACTGATGGAGGTGATGCGTCCTACGCCCTCCTTATACGATGCTTTGTCTTGGTTAGCAGCACCACAAGCAGGATCAAAATTGTCGACACGCTAGTCAACTGTGTCCGACTGTTGATTGAAGGAGATCCGTCCAGCTTGTTGCCCGCAGTATGGCTGGCAACGAACGCAATTTCCCCACCGTACGTGTCTATGGAACTTGGTTTGGGTGGTTCTGCTATCTCAAAGGCTCTCAAACAAGTGTGTGGCCTGGACAACAGGTCGCTCAAAGCACTTAACGACAAGCTGGGTGACCCGGGCGATGTTGCATTCGAGGCAAAGAAGAAACAGAGCTTTACTCTACGAAAGCCAAAACCGTTAACAATCAAGGGGGTCTTCCAGTCACTGGTCAAAATCTCCAAGACTCAAGGGCAGGGCAGCGGTGATGCAAAGCAGCGGATTGTTGATAAACTGCTCCAGGATGCTCGCGGAGGTGAAGAAAGTAGATATGTCGTCAGGACATTATGTCAACAT TTGCGCATCGGAGCTGTCAAAACCACTATGCTCATCGCCCTAGCCCGAGCTTTTTTGCTTTCCAAACCTCCAGGCGCGAACATCCCGACAAAAGACCCAAATCAACTGGCGAAgctgaagaaagaggagcTAGCCGAGGTATATGCGAAGGCCGAGGAAATTGTCAAGGCCTCGTATGCCCGACATCCAGATTACAACGACCTTGTCCCGGTACTGCTAGAGACTGGCGTGTCTGAGGAGTTATTGGTGCGATGTGGTCTAACACTTCACATTCCGTTGCGGCCCATGCTTGGGGGCATCACCAGGGACTTGTCAGAAATGCTCTCTCGACTTCAAGGGCGTGATTTCGCTTGCGAGTACAAGTACGACGGCCAACGTGCCCAAATTCATTGTGACGATAGGGGAGTTGTCTCCATCTTTTCCCGCCATCTAGAACTCATGACAGACAAATACCCCGATCTCGTCGCGCTCGTTCCCAAAATTAGGGGTGAAGATGTCCAGAGCTTCATCATGGAGGGCGAAGTGGTCGCCGTGGACCGGGCCACGGGCGAGCTGAAGAATTTCCAGACGTTAACGAACCGTGCCAGAAAAGACGTTGCAATAGGGGCCATCACTATCGACGTGTGTCTGTTCGCATTCGACCTCATGTATCTCAACGGACAACCACTTCTCAACAGATCATTCCGAGAACGACGAGACATGTTGCGATCACTCTTTATGGAGATACCGCACCATTTTACATGGGTCAAAAGCATCGATGCGACATCCCAAGAGTCGGAAATAGTCCTCGAGTTCTTCAAGTCGGCCGTTGATAGCAAGTGTGAAGGTATCATGGTCAAGATTCTCGACAATCTACCAGAGCTTGAGGCCCCTGGGCCTGACGACAGCACCGACCCAATAATACCCACCGAGCTGGTCGCTACCTCCTCTGATGCCGTCGCGGTCTCGGTCTCGGCCAAAAAGTCCCTAAAGGGAATGGGCAAAGGCAATCACGCAGAAACGAAAGCACCTTCCGATAcgcccaaccccaactccaACGAAAAGAAGCAATCGCGCCGCAAACCGCTCCTAGCAACCTACGAGCCCGACAAGCGTCTCGACTCCTGGCTCAAAGTCAAAAAAGACTACATCGGCACCTCCGCCGGCGTCGACACGCTGGACCTAATACCCATCGCCGCCTGGCACGGCACCGGCCGCAAAGCCAAGTGGTGGTCACCAATCCTGCTAGCCGTGCGCAACGAAGAAACCGGCTCGCTCGAAGCAGTGTGCAAGTGCATGTCGGGCTTCACCGATTCCTTCTACAAAGCCAACCGCGAGGTTTACGACAAGGACGGCTCCTTCAGTTCCGATGGGGAGCCCAAGAATGTACATGTGGCGAAGCCGGGATTTGTCGAGTACGCGGGAGGCAACCCGGATGTGTGGTTTGAGCCGCAGGAGGTGTGGGAAGTGGCGTTTGCGGATATCACGATTAGTCCGACGTACACGGCGGCGATTGGGTTGGTGCGGGAGGATAAGGGGCTGAGTTTGAGGTTTCCGAGGTTCTTgcggaagagggaggataAGGGAATTGAGGAGGCAAGTACGAGCGATTTTTTGGCGGGGTTGTGGAGGAAGCAGGAGGTGAAGGCACCCGCACCGCCGCCGGTCGAGGGTGGAAGGGAAATTGATGAAGCGGGTTTGGAgaatgaggatgaggatgacgatgagtaTGAGGATGGAGAATAG
- a CDS encoding GAL10: protein MSDAIASFIPLGAIIQSLYVAGTNIVLGFPSQKAYESHNACFFGETIGRVANRVKGAKIDSLNGGQSYTLAANNGPNNLHGGVVGWGKKVWDGPKPVGVREIPAFEGKSDKIDGGESVQFTLVSEDGDEGFPGKVEARVIYTVSKEKGEDGKEKVLLGIEYEAELLDGEVEETVINMTNHSYFNLTGGPSIEGTIITLATNQYLPVDQGGIPTGGPVPYPNPAVKNGNIPFTLGAAEPDIDDCFIVNEDPSSVPIDTRSLPLKKNLSAFHPESKIHLEVYSTEPAFQFYTGKYIDIPAVDGVPARKPRSGFCLEPSRWVNACNVPEWKGQMLLKKGEKYGCKILYRAWKE from the exons ATGTCTGACGCAATCGCCTCCTTCATCCCCTTGGGAGCCATCATCCAGTCCCTCTACGTCGCCGGCACCAACATCGTCCTCGGCTTCCCCTCCCAAAAGGCTTACGAGTCGCACAATGCCTGCTTCTTCGGCGAGACCATCGGCCGCGTCGCCAACCGGGTCAAGGGCGCCAAGATCGACTCCCTCAACGGCGGGCAATCGTACACCCTGGCCGCCAACAACGGGCCCAACAATCTGCACGGCGGCGTGGTCGGCTGGGGCAAGAAGGTCTGGGACGGTCCCAAGCCCGTCGGCGTCAGGGAGATCCCCGCGTTCGAGGGCAAGAGCGACAAGATTGACGGTGGTGAGAGCGTCCAGTTCACGCTGGTGAGCGAGGACGGCGACGAGGGTTTTCCCGGAAAAGTAGAGGCTAGGGTGATCTACACCGTTAGCAAGGAGAAGGGCGAGGATGGCAAGGAGAAGGTTTTGCTTGGTATTGAGTATGAGGCGGAGCTGTTGGATGgtgaggtggaggagacggTCATCAACATGACTAACCATTC ATATTTCAACCTGACCGGCGGCCCTTCCATCGAAGGCACCATAATCACCCTCGCCACGAACCAGTACCTCCCCGTCGACCAAGGCGGCATCCCCACCGGCGGCCCCGTGCCCTACCCCAACCCTGCCGTCAAGAATGGCAACATCCCATTCACCCTCGGCGCGGCTGAGCCCGACATCGATGACTGCTTCATCGTCAACGAGGACCCTTCGTCGGTTCCCATCGATACGCGCTCGCTGCCTCTCAAGAAGAACCTCAGCGCGTTCCACCCCGAGTCCAAGATCCATCTTGAGGTGTACAGCACCGAGCCCGCCTTCCAGTTTTACACGGGCAAGTATATTGACATTCCCGCGGTAGACGGCGTTCCCGCTCGCAAGCCGCGCAGCGGCTTCTGCCTTGAGCCCAGCAGGTGGGTCAACGCTTGCAATGTGCCCGAGTGGAAGGGGcagatgttgttgaagaagggagagaagtATGGATGCAAGATCCTGTACAGGGCGTGGAAGGAGTAG